Genomic segment of bacterium:
GTGAGCGTGGAGAGTGTGTTCGCGCGCTATCTGGATTGTTTCGCCGGCCGTGGGTCAGCGGCGCTTCTGAGCGGAGAGAGACGATGAAAGTGGAGCTGGCCAGCGGCGAGCGGCCCTATGACGGGTTCCTGCATTGCGATGAGCGCGTTCTGCCAGCCACGAATCTTGTCTGCCGGATCGAGCGGCTGCCCTTTGCCGACAACTCGGTGGAGCAGCTCCTGGCGAGCCACATCATCGAGCATTTCCCCTACGCCACTATCGGCGCGGTGCTGGCCGAGTGGCGCCGCGTGCTGCGCCCCGGCGGCGGGATACACATTATCACGCCCAACCTGGGCTATATCGCCCACGGCTATGTCGAGGGCTGGCTGGAGTACACCGAGTCCCGGAACCGTCTGTACGGCGGCCAGGACTACAGCGGCAATTTCCACTACACGATGTTCGACAGCGCGGCCCTGCGCGCGGCCCTTCTGGAGGCCGGGTTCCGCAGCGCCGTGGATGTCACCGCCAATTACGAGCGCCGCAAGGTGCCGATGAGCATCTACTTCAACGCGGAGAAATAACCATGGACGAGGTTATTGCGATTCTCCAGGCAAGGATGCAGAGCGAGCGCCTGCCGGGCAAGGTGATGGCCGATATCTGCGGGCGGCCGCTCCTGGCCCATGTGATCGAGCGCCTGCACGCCACCTCCGGCGTGGACCGCGTGGTGCTGGCCGTGCCCGCGGCCGAGGCCTACCTGTTCGATGAACTGGCGCACGAATGCGTGGCCGACCTCTGCCCGGGCAGCCCCTGGGACGTGCTGGAGCGGTTCTACATGGCGGCCCGGCGTTTCCCGGCCCCGATCACGATCCGCGTGACCGGCGACAACCCCCTGATCGATATCCCCATGCTGGAGAACTGTATCGAGGAATGCCGCTCCGGCTGCTGGGACATGGTGGGCACAAGCGGTCTGCCCCTGGGTTGCAGCGCCGAGGTGTTCCCCAGCTCGCTGCTCGACATCCTGAACCGTTTCGGCAAGCGCGATTACCACCGCGAGCACGTGACCACCTATCTCTACGAGCATGAATCGGATTTCCGCGTGCTGCGCCTGAGCGCCCCCGGTCACCTGGCCGCCCCCAAGCTGCGCCTGACCGTGGACACGCTGGAGGACCTGACCCTGATGCGCCTGGTCTACGATGAGTTCTACCGTCCGGGCCACTGCGTCAAGCTCTCGAACGCCGTGCGTTTCCTGTGCGAGAACCCCGAGTACGCGGCCCTGAACGGCCACGTGACCCAGAAAAACTGGCGGCCGGCCGTGGTGAGCGCCGTGGCCTGAAAGAAGGACACATGGACTTTGCGCTGACAGAAAGACTGGTCCTGCGCTGCGACGGCTCGCGCAGTCTGGGCCTGGGTCACCTGGCCCGTTGCGCCATGCTGGCGGCCAACCTGGCCGCCCCGGGCCGCAGCCGTCTGGTCTGCCGCGAGGACCCGCTGGCCCGCCGCTTTGTCGCCGAGCGCGCGCTGGAGGCGAGCTT
This window contains:
- a CDS encoding methyltransferase domain-containing protein, which codes for MKVELASGERPYDGFLHCDERVLPATNLVCRIERLPFADNSVEQLLASHIIEHFPYATIGAVLAEWRRVLRPGGGIHIITPNLGYIAHGYVEGWLEYTESRNRLYGGQDYSGNFHYTMFDSAALRAALLEAGFRSAVDVTANYERRKVPMSIYFNAEK
- a CDS encoding NTP transferase domain-containing protein, with amino-acid sequence MDEVIAILQARMQSERLPGKVMADICGRPLLAHVIERLHATSGVDRVVLAVPAAEAYLFDELAHECVADLCPGSPWDVLERFYMAARRFPAPITIRVTGDNPLIDIPMLENCIEECRSGCWDMVGTSGLPLGCSAEVFPSSLLDILNRFGKRDYHREHVTTYLYEHESDFRVLRLSAPGHLAAPKLRLTVDTLEDLTLMRLVYDEFYRPGHCVKLSNAVRFLCENPEYAALNGHVTQKNWRPAVVSAVA